The Clostridioides difficile genome has a segment encoding these proteins:
- a CDS encoding pyridoxal-dependent decarboxylase produces the protein MYLNQEHSFIKEHAPCYIYDEVNIIERCMELKNSILGFDFLYSIKTNPYNKIVKSIAKQGFGADAASMKEVLISKECGVIRDNIYYSAPGKTEEDIEAVLDKCIIIADSITEIELLNKISKKHNKKIKIGIRINPDFTMDDDSSISSKFGIDIEDIDNVFKILNLCNYISVVGIHIHIKSQVLDFEKLGCYYEKCFLIALNLNKSEHINIEFINFGSGIGVAYDNLKENPVNLKKLSILTEKIVSTNANTLKARLLIESGRFVVCTSGNYYTKIVDIKMSRGKKYLVVRNGLNGFMRPIISNLIEKITCGIELEGQEPLYTSNHAFSFSILSDSKEEEYVTIVGNLCTSLDVLANNVKLKKAAIGDVILINNAGSYSYSLSPLMFSNYEFPKQYYKRKDGLIE, from the coding sequence ATGTATTTAAATCAAGAACATAGCTTTATAAAAGAACATGCACCATGTTATATATATGATGAGGTTAATATAATCGAAAGGTGTATGGAATTAAAAAATAGTATTTTAGGTTTTGATTTTTTATATTCCATAAAAACAAATCCATATAATAAAATTGTAAAAAGTATTGCTAAACAAGGGTTTGGAGCAGATGCAGCATCAATGAAAGAAGTATTAATTTCAAAAGAATGTGGAGTTATTAGAGATAATATTTACTATTCTGCACCAGGAAAGACAGAAGAGGATATAGAGGCTGTTTTAGATAAGTGTATAATTATTGCGGATAGTATAACAGAAATAGAACTTTTAAATAAAATCTCAAAAAAACATAATAAAAAAATTAAAATAGGCATTAGAATAAATCCGGATTTTACTATGGATGATGATAGTTCTATATCAAGCAAGTTTGGTATTGATATAGAAGATATAGATAATGTTTTTAAAATACTAAATCTTTGTAACTATATATCTGTAGTTGGAATTCATATACATATTAAATCTCAAGTGTTAGATTTTGAAAAGTTAGGATGTTATTATGAAAAATGTTTTCTCATAGCACTAAATTTAAATAAAAGTGAGCATATAAATATTGAATTTATAAATTTCGGTAGTGGGATTGGAGTAGCATATGATAATCTTAAAGAAAATCCAGTTAATCTTAAAAAGCTTTCAATATTAACTGAAAAGATTGTTTCTACTAATGCAAATACATTAAAGGCTAGACTCCTTATTGAATCAGGTCGTTTTGTAGTTTGTACATCAGGCAATTACTATACTAAGATTGTCGATATTAAGATGTCAAGAGGGAAAAAATATCTTGTTGTAAGGAATGGTCTTAATGGATTTATGAGACCTATTATTTCTAATTTAATTGAGAAAATAACTTGTGGTATAGAATTAGAAGGGCAAGAACCATTATATACATCAAACCATGCATTTTCTTTTTCAATATTAAGTGATTCAAAAGAAGAAGAGTATGTAACAATAGTTGGAAATCTCTGTACATCATTAGATGTATTAGCTAATAATGTTAAATTAAAAAAGGCAGCTATAGGAGATGTGATTTTGATTAATAATGCAGGTAGTTACTCATATTCTCTATCACCATTAATGTTTTCAAACTATGAATTTCCTAAACAATATTATAAAAGAAAAGATGGATTAATTGAGTAA
- a CDS encoding VanZ family protein → MKSKEYSITKGLFVVYIILLTWIILFKMQFDISSLETMSLRNINLVPFAGSLIVNNRVDISEIILNVAVFVPFGIYLCMLKEKWSFIKKVVPIFITSLAFETLQYIFAIGASDITDLIGNTLGGIIGIAVFMLLSKIFKNKTIKIINVLALIVTVIVVLFLGLLIVANL, encoded by the coding sequence ATGAAATCTAAAGAATACAGTATTACAAAAGGTTTGTTTGTAGTGTACATAATTCTTTTGACATGGATAATACTATTTAAGATGCAATTTGATATTTCATCACTTGAAACTATGAGCCTTAGAAATATAAATTTAGTACCTTTCGCTGGTTCACTTATAGTTAATAATAGAGTAGATATATCAGAGATTATATTAAATGTAGCTGTATTTGTACCATTTGGCATATATTTATGTATGTTAAAAGAAAAGTGGAGTTTTATAAAAAAGGTTGTACCTATTTTTATAACTAGTTTGGCATTTGAAACACTTCAATATATATTTGCAATAGGTGCAAGTGATATAACCGATTTGATAGGGAATACACTAGGAGGAATCATAGGAATAGCTGTTTTTATGTTATTGTCAAAAATATTTAAGAATAAGACAATAAAAATTATCAATGTATTAGCATTGATTGTAACAGTTATTGTGGTATTATTTTTAGGATTACTTATTGTTGCAAACTTATAG
- a CDS encoding hemolysin XhlA family protein encodes MKQPEVTINKHNNEIDELKVANIEYKAELKVLCENLNSLTSMYKTIA; translated from the coding sequence TTGAAACAACCTGAGGTAACAATAAACAAACATAATAACGAAATAGACGAATTAAAGGTAGCAAATATAGAATATAAAGCAGAGTTAAAGGTATTGTGTGAGAACTTGAATTCACTTACAAGTATGTATAAAACTATAGCATAA
- a CDS encoding flavodoxin family protein — translation MKVCILMGSPKKNGNTASILEPFIEELESYNANLEMLWLYDYQIEPCIACKKCQKNVSSFGCCHQDDVHKIFEKVLMCDLIILATPIYSWYCTSPMKALLDRLVYGMNKYYGDEKGPALWSGKSVALITTCGYKPEKGADIWEDGIKRYCKHSQLKYIGMLVERDLGKPNFMDTEKEEHSRQFAKQIYDILDNSFKADNC, via the coding sequence ATGAAAGTATGTATTCTTATGGGAAGCCCTAAGAAAAATGGTAATACTGCTTCTATTTTAGAACCATTTATAGAAGAACTAGAAAGCTATAATGCAAATCTTGAAATGTTATGGTTATATGATTATCAAATAGAACCTTGTATTGCCTGTAAAAAATGCCAGAAAAATGTATCTTCTTTTGGATGTTGTCATCAAGATGATGTTCATAAAATTTTCGAAAAGGTTCTTATGTGTGATTTAATTATTCTTGCAACTCCAATTTATTCTTGGTATTGCACTTCTCCAATGAAAGCATTGCTTGATAGATTGGTATATGGTATGAATAAATATTATGGTGATGAAAAAGGGCCTGCACTATGGTCAGGAAAGTCAGTAGCACTTATTACAACTTGTGGATACAAACCTGAAAAGGGAGCTGATATCTGGGAAGATGGTATAAAGCGCTATTGCAAACATTCACAGTTAAAATATATAGGAATGCTTGTTGAACGTGATTTAGGTAAACCTAATTTTATGGATACAGAAAAAGAAGAACACTCTCGTCAATTTGCAAAACAAATTTATGATATTTTAGATAATTCATTTAAAGCAGATAACTGTTAA